From a region of the Zingiber officinale cultivar Zhangliang chromosome 4B, Zo_v1.1, whole genome shotgun sequence genome:
- the LOC121975328 gene encoding CCR4-NOT transcription complex subunit 11-like isoform X2, which produces MLSIEESKNLFALLESESKSFDEIVAAYQSQFPREARFRVCSSLAILLEDKVLLKPSQRLVAYAILHQTYSSNPPSSNPFISLLVNAASDDTSVKMEMAFIQLLLGSIGGNNNREVMKLSAVDYIKGFDSSSYLQKLYDDGVQSKSYYSIFQAASVKNIIPDPDISIGIDATPYEPKLSAAGTKPRIGSDDRGNAILGLMQNLSVEGLGPQWIRPAPPMLPVLDGELIWLNPDSNHELLWDYGMCADTSRGAAVRDLIAKALKGPLAPAQQEQFVLELAKDAKLVYHCGLTPSKLPDLVEHNPLIAVEVLSKLMNSPEISEYFTVLVNMEMSLHSMEVVNRLTTAVNLPTEFVHMYITNCIASCENIKDKYMQNRLVRLVCVFLQSLIRNKIINVRDLFIEVQAFCIEFSRIREAAGLFRLLKTLE; this is translated from the exons ATGTTATCGATCGAGGAGTCCAAAAACCTCTTCGCCTTGCTCGAATCAGAGTCGAAGTCCTTCGATGAGATCGTCGCTGCTTACCAATCGCAGTTCCCACGGGAAGCCCGGTTTAGGGTTTGCTCCTCCCTTGCTATCCTCCTCGAG GATAAGGTTTTGTTGAAGCCTAGTCAGCGTTTGGTTGCATATGCTATACTTCATCAGACTTATTCCTCTAATCCACCATCATCAAATCCGTTTATTTCATTACTTGTAAAT GCAGCAAGTGATGATACCTCAGTAAAAATGGAGATGGCGTTTATTCAACTTTTACTCGGATCTATAGGTGGAAACAATAACAGAGAG GTCATGAAGCTGTCGGCTGTTGATTACATCAAAGGATTTGATTCTTCATCCTAT CTGCAGAAGCTATATGATGATGGTGTACAGTCCAAATCATATTATAGCATTTTCCAAGCTGCATCTGTCAAAAATATTATTCCAGATCCAGATATATCTATCGGCATTGATGCCACTCCATATGA GCCAAAGCTTTCAGCTGCAGGAACAAAACCAAGAATTGGTTCTGATGATAGAGGCAATGCTATATTAGGTTTAATGCAAAACTTGTCTGTTGAAGGATTGGGTCCACAATGGATAAGGCCTGCACCACCGATGCTCCCAGTGTTAGATGGAGAA CTTATATGGCTCAATCCTGACAGCAATCATGAGCTTTTGTGGGATTATGGCATGTGTGCTGACACCAGTCGAGGGGCTGCAGTGAGAGATTTGATTGCTAAAGCATTAAAAGGCCCACTTGCACCTGCCCAACAAGAG CAATTTGTGTTAGAACTTGCAAAGGATGCGAAACTCGTCTATCATTGTGGACTTACTCCTTCAAAGCTACCG GATCTTGTTGAGCACAACCCACTTATTGCTGTCGAAGTTCTTTCAAAGTTGATGAATTCTCCTGAAATTTCAGA GTATTTCACTGTTCTTGTGAATATGGAAATGAGTCTACACTCAATGGAAGTAGTCAACAGGCTGACAACTGCAGTTAATCTACCAACTGAGTTTGTACACATGTACATCACTAACTGTATAGCATCATGTGAAAACataaag GACAAGTACATGCAAAACAGACTGGTGAGGTTGGTTTGTGTCTTTCTGCAAAGTCTTATCAGAAACAAGATAATCAACG TTCGTGATCTCTTCATAGAAGTCCAGGCCTTCTGCATTGAGTTCTCACGTATCAGGGAGGCTGCTGGCCTGTTCAGACTTCTCAAGACCTTGGAGTGA
- the LOC121975328 gene encoding CCR4-NOT transcription complex subunit 11-like isoform X1, giving the protein MLSIEESKNLFALLESESKSFDEIVAAYQSQFPREARFRVCSSLAILLEDKVLLKPSQRLVAYAILHQTYSSNPPSSNPFISLLVNAASDDTSVKMEMAFIQLLLGSIGGNNNREVMKLSAVDYIKGFDSSSYELFQREQLQKLYDDGVQSKSYYSIFQAASVKNIIPDPDISIGIDATPYEPKLSAAGTKPRIGSDDRGNAILGLMQNLSVEGLGPQWIRPAPPMLPVLDGELIWLNPDSNHELLWDYGMCADTSRGAAVRDLIAKALKGPLAPAQQEQFVLELAKDAKLVYHCGLTPSKLPDLVEHNPLIAVEVLSKLMNSPEISEYFTVLVNMEMSLHSMEVVNRLTTAVNLPTEFVHMYITNCIASCENIKDKYMQNRLVRLVCVFLQSLIRNKIINVRDLFIEVQAFCIEFSRIREAAGLFRLLKTLE; this is encoded by the exons ATGTTATCGATCGAGGAGTCCAAAAACCTCTTCGCCTTGCTCGAATCAGAGTCGAAGTCCTTCGATGAGATCGTCGCTGCTTACCAATCGCAGTTCCCACGGGAAGCCCGGTTTAGGGTTTGCTCCTCCCTTGCTATCCTCCTCGAG GATAAGGTTTTGTTGAAGCCTAGTCAGCGTTTGGTTGCATATGCTATACTTCATCAGACTTATTCCTCTAATCCACCATCATCAAATCCGTTTATTTCATTACTTGTAAAT GCAGCAAGTGATGATACCTCAGTAAAAATGGAGATGGCGTTTATTCAACTTTTACTCGGATCTATAGGTGGAAACAATAACAGAGAG GTCATGAAGCTGTCGGCTGTTGATTACATCAAAGGATTTGATTCTTCATCCTAT GAATTGTTTCAACGTGAACAGCTGCAGAAGCTATATGATGATGGTGTACAGTCCAAATCATATTATAGCATTTTCCAAGCTGCATCTGTCAAAAATATTATTCCAGATCCAGATATATCTATCGGCATTGATGCCACTCCATATGA GCCAAAGCTTTCAGCTGCAGGAACAAAACCAAGAATTGGTTCTGATGATAGAGGCAATGCTATATTAGGTTTAATGCAAAACTTGTCTGTTGAAGGATTGGGTCCACAATGGATAAGGCCTGCACCACCGATGCTCCCAGTGTTAGATGGAGAA CTTATATGGCTCAATCCTGACAGCAATCATGAGCTTTTGTGGGATTATGGCATGTGTGCTGACACCAGTCGAGGGGCTGCAGTGAGAGATTTGATTGCTAAAGCATTAAAAGGCCCACTTGCACCTGCCCAACAAGAG CAATTTGTGTTAGAACTTGCAAAGGATGCGAAACTCGTCTATCATTGTGGACTTACTCCTTCAAAGCTACCG GATCTTGTTGAGCACAACCCACTTATTGCTGTCGAAGTTCTTTCAAAGTTGATGAATTCTCCTGAAATTTCAGA GTATTTCACTGTTCTTGTGAATATGGAAATGAGTCTACACTCAATGGAAGTAGTCAACAGGCTGACAACTGCAGTTAATCTACCAACTGAGTTTGTACACATGTACATCACTAACTGTATAGCATCATGTGAAAACataaag GACAAGTACATGCAAAACAGACTGGTGAGGTTGGTTTGTGTCTTTCTGCAAAGTCTTATCAGAAACAAGATAATCAACG TTCGTGATCTCTTCATAGAAGTCCAGGCCTTCTGCATTGAGTTCTCACGTATCAGGGAGGCTGCTGGCCTGTTCAGACTTCTCAAGACCTTGGAGTGA